One Deltaproteobacteria bacterium genomic region harbors:
- a CDS encoding SET domain-containing protein: MGDMTTEMQTRKKLAPKAKRERRFAVRRSSIHGLGVFALTWIAKGVRVIEYKGERISHEAADERYSELHANSAHTMLFTVNDQTVIDATRRGNSARWINHSCAPNCEIIDEKDRIFIHALRVIGPGEELTYDYNLQIGEPHTEKAQREHACYCGAKKCRGTMLGEEEN, from the coding sequence ATCGGTGACATGACTACGGAAATGCAAACAAGAAAAAAATTGGCGCCCAAAGCCAAGCGCGAGCGGCGCTTTGCCGTGCGCCGCTCGTCCATTCATGGCCTCGGGGTGTTCGCGCTGACATGGATCGCCAAAGGCGTGCGCGTCATCGAGTACAAAGGCGAAAGGATTTCCCATGAAGCAGCCGATGAGCGCTACAGCGAGCTACACGCGAACTCGGCGCACACGATGCTTTTCACGGTCAATGATCAGACCGTCATCGACGCCACGCGCCGCGGCAACTCGGCGCGCTGGATCAATCACTCCTGCGCGCCCAACTGTGAAATCATCGATGAGAAGGATCGGATTTTTATCCACGCGCTGCGTGTCATCGGACCCGGCGAAGAGCTGACCTACGACTACAACTTGCAGATAGGCGAGCCGCACACCGAAAAGGCCCAACGCGAGCACGCCTGCTACTGCGGCGCTAAGAAGTGCCGCGGCACGATGTTGGGGGAGGAAGAAAATTAG
- a CDS encoding fumarylacetoacetate hydrolase family protein yields the protein MKIVVFGPDKRVGALVGDTVIDLNRASAQIPARLLNFIEAGKAALDETQKIIAHQRATTPSAGGPVQPLSSVQLHAPWPERRIACVGGNYAKHLLGMWANRLGKTDITVEEVATEAKKAGQWGFWKVPAEVAGPGGTIPFPKRVTYFDYEGEVAIVIGKRGKNIPASKINEYVWGVTLFHDWSIRDGGGTDRAVSYNLQKNFDGAASMGPCIVVGETGQQEVDVETRVNGVVRQSYSTSEMIWDFGEVIEYLSQDFTFVPGDVIAGGTSAGTAADKSRRGADGKRPLDLFLKVGDVVEVSSSKIGALSNRIVTSE from the coding sequence ATGAAAATCGTTGTATTTGGACCTGATAAACGAGTGGGTGCGTTGGTGGGCGACACTGTGATCGATCTCAACCGAGCGTCGGCACAGATACCCGCGCGCTTGCTAAACTTCATCGAAGCCGGCAAGGCGGCGCTGGACGAAACCCAGAAGATAATCGCCCATCAGCGCGCGACAACACCGAGCGCGGGCGGCCCAGTCCAGCCGTTGAGCAGCGTGCAGCTGCACGCGCCCTGGCCCGAGCGGCGCATCGCCTGCGTTGGCGGCAACTACGCCAAGCATCTGCTCGGCATGTGGGCCAACCGTCTGGGCAAAACCGATATCACCGTCGAAGAAGTTGCCACGGAGGCGAAGAAAGCCGGCCAGTGGGGCTTTTGGAAAGTGCCGGCGGAAGTTGCCGGACCGGGCGGCACGATACCGTTTCCCAAGCGCGTGACCTATTTCGATTACGAAGGTGAAGTGGCCATTGTCATCGGCAAGCGCGGCAAAAACATTCCGGCAAGTAAGATCAACGAATACGTCTGGGGCGTAACCCTATTCCACGACTGGTCGATCCGTGACGGCGGCGGCACGGATCGCGCGGTGAGTTACAACTTGCAGAAAAATTTCGACGGCGCGGCATCGATGGGACCGTGCATCGTCGTCGGCGAAACCGGCCAACAAGAAGTCGATGTCGAAACCCGCGTCAACGGTGTGGTGCGCCAGAGCTACAGCACCAGCGAAATGATCTGGGACTTCGGCGAAGTGATCGAGTATCTCTCCCAGGACTTCACCTTCGTCCCCGGCGACGTTATCGCCGGCGGCACCTCCGCGGGCACGGCCGCCGACAAGTCGCGCCGGGGCGCCGACGGCAAACGGCCGTTGGATTTGTTTCTCAAAGTCGGCGACGTCGTCGAGGTGTCGTCGTCGAAGATCGGCGCACTGTCGAACAGGATTGTTACCAGCGAATGA
- a CDS encoding cupin domain-containing protein: MLTQRLGHSGARKTRGLRKRLHVAEALTPEVKLLTRDSKRLCAAFRRVDKFIRYRIFNIKFTRRASTVVMLGTDMKVAETPKDGLKDYLKTDPYADWLKSEGVRVYQEYYFKSLAQVELGPWERKGGSGAVVHIDNNHMPNDCHVVEIKPGGKSEPEHHMYEQTIYVVSGRGATTIWQDDKKKSSFEWQAGSLFSIPLNSWYQNFNGSGQEPTRYIAVTNAPPMFRLYRDNKFIFNCDYKFTGRYDSEEDYFSGKGKLYTRRVWESNFIANAPDMALYGWKERGAGGINAMLEMCDNNTKSHISEFPIGTYKKAHRHGPGAHLVLLSGTGGYSLIWTKEDRSDMIKCDWALGSMVTVPNDNCYHQHFNSGTTRARYLALRPGDMGLYKKGRGGGGEYADRSIKEGGWQIEYEDEEREIHKIFEGELKRNGATCKMKAFIPWCTGEVGPTSERDT; encoded by the coding sequence ATGCTAACTCAGCGCCTGGGGCACTCTGGGGCGAGAAAAACGCGAGGGCTGCGTAAGCGACTTCATGTTGCAGAGGCTCTGACGCCGGAGGTTAAACTCTTGACGCGAGACTCCAAGCGGCTTTGCGCGGCTTTCCGCCGCGTTGACAAGTTTATCAGGTATCGGATATTCAACATTAAGTTCACGAGGAGGGCTTCAACTGTGGTCATGCTAGGCACTGATATGAAAGTCGCGGAGACCCCCAAAGACGGTCTCAAAGATTATCTCAAAACCGATCCCTACGCGGACTGGCTCAAGAGCGAAGGGGTGAGGGTTTACCAGGAATATTATTTCAAGAGCTTGGCGCAGGTCGAATTGGGGCCATGGGAGCGCAAGGGTGGCAGCGGTGCGGTCGTCCATATCGACAACAACCACATGCCCAACGACTGCCATGTGGTCGAGATCAAGCCCGGCGGCAAGTCTGAACCTGAGCATCACATGTACGAGCAGACGATTTACGTCGTCTCGGGCCGCGGCGCGACGACCATCTGGCAGGACGATAAGAAGAAATCGAGCTTTGAATGGCAGGCGGGCAGCTTGTTCTCGATACCGCTTAATAGCTGGTATCAGAATTTTAACGGCAGCGGTCAGGAGCCGACCCGCTATATCGCGGTGACCAACGCGCCGCCGATGTTCCGCCTTTATCGCGACAACAAGTTTATTTTCAACTGCGATTACAAATTTACCGGCCGCTATGACAGCGAGGAAGATTATTTCAGCGGCAAGGGCAAGCTCTACACCCGCCGCGTCTGGGAGTCGAACTTCATCGCCAACGCGCCCGACATGGCGCTCTACGGCTGGAAAGAGCGCGGCGCCGGCGGCATCAACGCCATGTTGGAAATGTGCGACAACAACACCAAGAGCCACATTTCAGAGTTCCCCATCGGGACTTATAAAAAAGCGCACCGCCACGGCCCGGGCGCGCACTTGGTCCTGCTCAGCGGCACCGGCGGCTATTCACTGATCTGGACCAAAGAAGACCGCTCCGACATGATCAAATGCGACTGGGCGCTAGGCTCCATGGTCACCGTCCCCAACGACAACTGCTACCACCAACATTTTAACTCAGGCACGACCCGCGCCCGCTATCTGGCGCTGCGCCCCGGCGATATGGGCTTGTACAAAAAAGGCCGCGGCGGCGGCGGCGAGTATGCCGACCGAAGCATCAAAGAGGGCGGCTGGCAGATCGAGTATGAGGATGAGGAACGCGAAATTCACAAGATCTTTGAAGGCGAGCTCAAACGCAACGGCGCGACGTGTAAGATGAAAGCGTTTATCCCATGGTGCACGGGCGAGGTGGGGCCGACGAGCGAGCGGGATACGTAG
- a CDS encoding urease accessory protein UreF: protein MNGHADIRLLRLLQLASPALPVGAYSYSQGLEAAIAAGIVTDAATTKRWIGDVLEYSLGRLEAPLLLRLIAAWQANDFAAVNRWNDLFLAGRETAELRAETVQMGFSLTRLFGELGDLEPRALGHLRSLAETAFPTGFGMAVAHWQIAAQEALAAYLWGWLENQIMAAIKTVPLGQTQGQQILLALSDHVVRVTETAAQLSDDELGGFMPQLAILSSRHETQYTRLFRS from the coding sequence ATGAACGGTCACGCGGATATTCGCCTCCTGCGTCTATTGCAGTTGGCCAGCCCGGCTTTGCCGGTGGGTGCCTACAGCTACTCGCAAGGGTTGGAGGCGGCGATTGCCGCGGGGATTGTCACCGATGCAGCGACGACAAAGCGCTGGATCGGCGATGTGTTGGAGTATTCCCTCGGGCGGCTTGAAGCGCCGCTGTTGTTGCGGCTGATCGCCGCGTGGCAAGCAAACGATTTCGCCGCAGTGAATCGTTGGAACGATTTGTTTCTTGCCGGGCGAGAAACTGCGGAGCTGCGCGCGGAAACAGTGCAGATGGGGTTCTCCTTGACGCGCCTGTTTGGTGAACTCGGGGATCTTGAGCCGCGCGCGCTGGGCCATCTCCGCAGCTTGGCGGAAACAGCTTTTCCCACCGGGTTTGGAATGGCAGTAGCCCACTGGCAAATCGCCGCGCAAGAAGCACTGGCGGCGTATCTCTGGGGCTGGCTGGAGAATCAGATTATGGCGGCGATCAAGACCGTGCCGTTGGGCCAAACCCAGGGGCAGCAGATTTTATTGGCGCTGAGTGATCATGTCGTGCGTGTCACAGAGACTGCGGCGCAATTGAGCGATGACGAGCTCGGCGGTTTCATGCCGCAATTGGCCATTCTATCGAGCCGGCACGAGACGCAGTACACAAGGTTGTTTCGCTCGTAA
- a CDS encoding methyltransferase domain-containing protein has translation MRKSVRALALHGFLAGLSFALFSIGVVPVAAQELVKLPYVPTPQKVVDEMIKLGEVKATDYVIDLGSGDGRIIITAAKTAKARGLGVDIDSKLVELSNSNAKSAGVADRAEFVERDMFKTDISKASVLMLYVLPEFMQRLRSKVQNELKPGTRVVAHDYHMGDWYPDRIVELTVPEKIEANGTDKAYLYLWVVPTMVQGSWNVQFEPAGKVDPLIFAFNQNYQMISGAVVGPGQPKIEDSKLNGDEISFTLTMRSTPYQFTGKIMGNTIEGKALAAGAKEAMPWKATKAK, from the coding sequence ATGCGCAAATCAGTTAGAGCGTTGGCCTTGCACGGTTTTTTGGCTGGCCTGTCATTCGCGTTATTTTCCATTGGCGTAGTGCCGGTGGCGGCGCAGGAACTTGTCAAACTCCCCTACGTGCCAACGCCTCAGAAAGTGGTCGATGAGATGATCAAGCTTGGCGAAGTCAAAGCGACGGACTACGTGATCGACCTTGGTTCTGGCGACGGCCGCATTATCATCACCGCGGCAAAGACCGCCAAAGCGCGGGGGTTGGGAGTCGACATCGATTCTAAACTGGTTGAGCTCAGCAACAGCAACGCCAAGAGTGCAGGCGTTGCAGATCGCGCCGAGTTCGTCGAGCGCGATATGTTCAAGACCGACATCAGCAAGGCCAGCGTCTTGATGCTCTACGTCTTGCCGGAGTTCATGCAAAGGCTGCGCTCCAAAGTGCAAAACGAACTCAAGCCCGGCACCCGCGTGGTCGCCCACGACTATCACATGGGCGACTGGTACCCGGACCGCATCGTCGAGCTGACCGTGCCGGAAAAGATTGAGGCCAACGGAACCGATAAAGCTTATCTTTACTTGTGGGTTGTGCCGACCATGGTGCAAGGTAGTTGGAATGTCCAGTTCGAACCGGCGGGAAAGGTCGACCCGCTCATTTTCGCTTTCAATCAGAATTATCAAATGATCAGCGGCGCCGTTGTCGGTCCCGGGCAACCCAAGATCGAGGACAGCAAGCTAAACGGCGACGAAATCAGTTTTACGCTGACCATGCGCTCGACGCCCTATCAATTCACCGGCAAGATCATGGGCAACACGATCGAAGGCAAAGCCCTTGCCGCCGGTGCCAAGGAAGCGATGCCGTGGAAAGCGACTAAAGCGAAATGA
- a CDS encoding ABC transporter substrate-binding protein, translated as MLIARNTICRGKTMLIARLLLSTALLMGLNAVASLATAQELKRVRFGYPSLGFRQGHIWVAKEEGLFKKYGLDVEPIFLRGGQLAIQALAAGDPPLMSIGQVVQASLAGHDLVLIGGVEIYYDSTVFARPEITRLEQLKGKRFGISGYGAATHFAAIILAQHLKIDPDKDWQLIPGGPDAERIAAMSANKIDAGVFNSSTLPIAKRMGLVELLKIPDLKVEVQGNGMATTRVFIKSSRDVVKSALKGYVEGIHSIYSNKSSALKVFSKYMRTNDADVLETSYQAYVSTTPKRPYPTLKGLQFLLDRLAPTMPQAKSAKPEQFVDMSFLQELEKEGFFNEMAKRYPSK; from the coding sequence ATGTTGATTGCACGGAATACCATCTGCCGGGGGAAAACCATGTTGATTGCGCGATTGCTCTTGTCGACGGCCTTGCTGATGGGGCTCAATGCAGTGGCGTCGCTGGCGACGGCCCAGGAGCTCAAGAGGGTTCGCTTCGGTTATCCGTCCCTCGGGTTTCGTCAGGGACATATTTGGGTGGCGAAGGAAGAAGGCCTCTTCAAGAAATATGGTCTGGACGTCGAGCCGATTTTTCTGCGTGGCGGGCAGCTGGCGATCCAAGCTCTGGCCGCCGGCGATCCGCCGCTGATGAGTATCGGCCAAGTCGTCCAGGCGTCGCTCGCGGGGCATGATTTGGTGCTGATCGGCGGCGTGGAAATTTACTACGACTCCACCGTGTTTGCGCGCCCGGAAATAACCCGGCTCGAACAGCTCAAGGGCAAACGTTTTGGCATCAGCGGCTACGGTGCGGCGACGCATTTTGCGGCGATTATTCTTGCCCAACATCTGAAAATCGACCCGGACAAAGATTGGCAGTTGATCCCCGGCGGCCCCGACGCGGAGCGCATCGCCGCCATGTCCGCCAACAAGATCGATGCGGGAGTTTTCAATTCATCGACGCTGCCGATCGCCAAGCGCATGGGCTTGGTGGAGTTGCTCAAGATTCCCGATCTGAAAGTCGAAGTGCAAGGCAACGGCATGGCGACGACGCGCGTCTTCATTAAAAGCAGCCGCGACGTGGTCAAATCGGCGCTCAAGGGCTACGTGGAGGGCATCCACTCGATCTACAGCAATAAATCCAGCGCGCTAAAGGTCTTCAGCAAATACATGCGCACCAACGACGCCGATGTGCTCGAAACATCGTACCAAGCCTACGTCAGCACCACGCCCAAACGGCCATACCCGACGTTGAAAGGACTGCAATTTCTTCTGGACCGCCTAGCGCCGACCATGCCGCAGGCCAAGAGCGCCAAGCCCGAGCAGTTTGTCGATATGAGTTTTTTGCAGGAGTTGGAGAAAGAAGGATTTTTCAACGAGATGGCCAAGCGCTACCCGTCGAAGTAG
- the ureG gene encoding urease accessory protein UreG produces the protein MQQDQPLCVGIGGPVGSGKTALTLTLCRELRERYNLAVVTNDIYTEEDAQFLVRHQALAPERIIGVETGGCPHTAIREDASINLEAVDRLTRRFADLDLILIESGGDNLAAMFSPELADLTIYVIDVAAGDKIPRKGGPGITKSDLLVINKIDLAPHVGADLGVMERDAKKMRGARPFLFTDLKAGAGVPAVVDWVGARMAEQRGP, from the coding sequence ATGCAGCAAGATCAACCGCTGTGCGTTGGCATTGGCGGCCCGGTGGGCTCGGGCAAGACTGCGTTGACGCTCACCCTTTGTCGTGAGCTGCGCGAGCGCTATAATCTCGCCGTCGTCACCAACGATATCTACACGGAAGAAGACGCGCAGTTTCTCGTGCGCCATCAGGCGCTGGCGCCGGAGCGCATCATCGGCGTGGAGACCGGCGGCTGCCCGCACACAGCGATTCGCGAGGATGCGTCGATTAATTTAGAAGCCGTAGATCGGCTCACGCGCCGCTTTGCTGATCTTGATCTGATTCTAATTGAGTCGGGCGGCGATAATCTAGCCGCCATGTTCAGCCCGGAACTTGCCGATCTGACGATCTACGTCATCGACGTTGCCGCCGGCGACAAGATCCCGCGCAAGGGCGGCCCCGGGATTACCAAATCCGATTTACTCGTGATCAACAAAATCGACCTGGCGCCCCACGTCGGCGCCGATCTCGGCGTGATGGAACGGGATGCCAAAAAAATGCGCGGCGCGCGGCCGTTTTTATTTACCGATCTAAAGGCCGGCGCCGGCGTACCCGCAGTCGTCGATTGGGTAGGCGCTAGGATGGCGGAACAGCGCGGACCTTAG